One stretch of Bremerella cremea DNA includes these proteins:
- a CDS encoding sigma-54-dependent transcriptional regulator produces the protein MEANHNGRILIVDDEANMCQLLETDLRLRGFQPTWRTAADEAIELVKSADFDVVLTDLRMKGMSGTELCERVCANRPDIPVIVMTAFGSLETAVAAIRAGAYDFVTKPIEMELLAITLSRAVKHRQLQEKVKLLSESTAQSDQFEEMLGGSPVMTKLYDQISRIATTETAVLVCGESGTGKELVARSIHRRSHRSGGPFIPVNCAALPEALLESELFGHAKGAFTDAKAERRGLFFQAEKGTLFLDEIGELPLAMQPKLLRALEESRVRPVGGDQEIPFDVRVVTATNRDLLTEVEEGRFREDLFYRINVIQLDLPPLRARGTDTLLLAQKFVEQASKRSHRNVVGISEPAAERLLNYAWPGNVRELRNVMERAVALTPFDKIAVDDLPEKIRDYRSSQVFIGGDDPSELVPVQEVERRYILHVLQAVDNNKSIAAQILGLDRKTLYRKLKQYGVDD, from the coding sequence ATGGAAGCCAATCACAACGGCCGCATACTCATCGTCGACGACGAAGCCAATATGTGCCAACTGCTGGAAACCGACCTGCGTCTGCGTGGTTTCCAGCCCACTTGGCGTACCGCTGCGGACGAAGCAATCGAGCTGGTCAAGTCCGCTGACTTCGACGTCGTACTAACCGATCTGCGCATGAAAGGCATGAGCGGCACCGAACTGTGCGAACGGGTCTGCGCCAATCGCCCTGACATCCCGGTGATTGTCATGACCGCGTTCGGCAGCCTGGAAACAGCCGTCGCAGCCATTCGCGCTGGTGCCTACGACTTTGTCACCAAGCCAATCGAAATGGAATTGCTGGCAATCACTTTGTCTCGCGCCGTCAAGCATCGGCAACTGCAAGAGAAAGTAAAGCTCCTCAGTGAAAGCACCGCCCAAAGCGATCAATTTGAAGAGATGCTCGGCGGCAGCCCGGTGATGACGAAACTGTACGACCAAATCTCTCGCATTGCGACGACCGAAACGGCCGTGCTCGTTTGTGGTGAAAGTGGTACCGGCAAGGAACTGGTCGCTCGTTCGATCCATCGCCGCAGCCACCGCAGCGGTGGCCCCTTCATCCCGGTCAACTGCGCCGCCCTGCCGGAAGCCTTACTCGAAAGCGAACTGTTCGGGCATGCGAAAGGGGCATTCACCGATGCCAAAGCCGAACGGCGCGGGCTCTTTTTTCAAGCCGAAAAAGGGACGCTCTTCCTCGACGAAATCGGCGAGCTTCCCTTGGCCATGCAGCCCAAGCTGCTGCGTGCCTTGGAAGAAAGCCGCGTTCGACCGGTGGGTGGCGACCAAGAGATTCCCTTCGATGTACGGGTGGTCACCGCCACCAATCGCGATCTGCTCACCGAAGTCGAAGAAGGCCGCTTTCGTGAAGACCTCTTCTATCGCATCAACGTGATTCAGCTCGACCTTCCTCCACTGCGTGCGCGTGGTACCGACACCTTGCTGCTCGCTCAGAAATTCGTCGAACAAGCCTCGAAGCGTTCGCACCGCAACGTGGTGGGCATCTCGGAACCGGCTGCTGAGCGGTTGTTAAACTACGCCTGGCCAGGCAACGTCCGCGAACTACGCAACGTGATGGAGCGGGCCGTCGCGCTGACCCCGTTCGACAAGATTGCCGTGGACGATCTTCCCGAGAAGATTCGCGACTACCGCAGTTCCCAGGTCTTCATCGGCGGCGACGACCCTAGCGAACTAGTCCCAGTCCAAGAAGTCGAACGACGCTATATCCTGCACGTGCTGCAAGCCGTCGACAACAACAAATCGATCGCCGCCCAAATCTTAGGACTCGACCGCAAGACCCTCTACCGCAAGCTGAAACAATACGGTGTTGATGATTAG
- a CDS encoding sensor histidine kinase: MKLTAKIVSIFLLGIVMLTALFGYLTVQSEYQQFKRIKEQNAASLGKEFRETLVVAWKSQGHQGAIRLVRDFANRHQQMLIRWVTTEENQPTSQADIPSKELALATPETVATITTEDSDGNEQYLIYYPIDIESSRAGYVEFKVPLNDVAEYTRLTTYRTTAIIIGMLACGLMIITLGIRMVGRRLDKLVEKTKRISQGDFSEPVEIKGDDEISELGAALNQMSDTLSQQQQELEAASSARISAMEQLRHVDRLKTVGRLASGMAHELGTPLNVVSGRAGLIASNRLSEDEVRDSALVIKSEADRMATIIRQLLDFARRRPPQQSVLDIGDVVSTAINLLKPMAHQRDVELTTTDCEPMITAVDPAQIQQVVTNLIVNAIHASSPGDQIRVSLFKQEATPPTDTKAPLREYCCICVADQGTGIADDAMPHLFDPFFTTKDVGEGTGLGLSVSYGIIEDHHGWIDVESQVGEGSRFTVYLPAQEA; the protein is encoded by the coding sequence ATGAAATTAACCGCGAAAATAGTCAGCATTTTCCTGCTCGGCATCGTGATGCTGACGGCACTTTTCGGCTATTTGACCGTCCAAAGCGAATACCAGCAGTTCAAGCGAATCAAAGAACAGAACGCCGCCTCGCTGGGCAAAGAATTCCGCGAGACACTGGTGGTAGCCTGGAAAAGCCAAGGGCATCAAGGGGCGATCCGCCTCGTGCGAGACTTCGCCAACCGCCATCAGCAAATGCTCATCCGCTGGGTCACCACCGAAGAAAACCAGCCCACCTCGCAAGCCGACATCCCCAGCAAAGAGCTGGCCTTGGCCACCCCTGAAACCGTGGCGACCATCACCACCGAGGACTCTGACGGCAACGAGCAGTACCTCATTTATTACCCAATCGACATCGAAAGTAGTCGGGCTGGCTACGTCGAATTTAAAGTCCCACTCAACGATGTGGCCGAGTACACGCGTCTAACCACGTACCGCACCACCGCGATTATCATTGGCATGCTGGCATGCGGGCTCATGATCATCACGCTCGGCATTCGCATGGTCGGTCGGCGGCTCGATAAGCTGGTCGAAAAAACCAAACGCATCAGCCAAGGCGACTTTTCTGAGCCTGTCGAAATCAAAGGAGACGACGAGATCTCGGAACTGGGCGCGGCGTTGAATCAAATGAGCGACACCCTTTCCCAGCAGCAGCAAGAGTTGGAAGCCGCTTCCTCCGCACGGATTTCGGCCATGGAACAGTTGCGGCATGTCGATCGTTTGAAAACGGTCGGTCGCCTGGCTTCAGGCATGGCCCACGAACTTGGCACGCCCCTTAATGTTGTTTCTGGGCGTGCTGGCTTGATCGCATCCAACCGCCTCAGCGAAGACGAAGTTCGCGATAGCGCCCTGGTCATCAAATCGGAGGCCGACCGAATGGCAACCATCATTCGGCAACTGCTCGACTTCGCTCGCCGTCGTCCTCCCCAACAATCGGTGTTAGACATCGGCGATGTCGTCTCCACCGCGATCAACTTGCTGAAGCCGATGGCCCATCAACGTGATGTCGAGTTAACCACCACCGACTGCGAACCGATGATTACGGCAGTCGACCCTGCTCAAATTCAACAAGTCGTTACCAATTTGATTGTCAACGCCATCCATGCGAGTTCTCCTGGCGATCAGATTCGCGTTTCACTTTTCAAACAAGAAGCCACCCCTCCGACCGACACCAAAGCCCCCCTGCGCGAATACTGCTGTATTTGCGTAGCAGACCAGGGCACCGGCATTGCGGACGATGCCATGCCGCACTTGTTCGATCCATTCTTCACCACAAAGGATGTGGGAGAAGGAACCGGGCTAGGGCTTTCGGTCTCGTACGGTATCATTGAAGACCATCACGGCTGGATCGATGTCGAAAGCCAAGTCGGCGAAGGAAGTCGCTTCACGGTCTATTTGCCTGCCCAGGAAGCTTAA
- a CDS encoding efflux RND transporter periplasmic adaptor subunit: MKTPAIMTIMLALACLAFSGCETAGESQEAHASPHADAHGEEAHGEEAHSESGHPQHKLIVTSPVRKDVISTQQYVCQIHSCQHIEVRALEGGYLEEIRVKEGQAVKKGELMFKIFPPLYKARLDAEVAEANRIEIELQNAENLNKKGIVSPQELAIKRAELNKAKAKVALAQAELNFTDVKAPFDGIVDRQRSQQGSLIEEGDVLTTFSDNSLMWVYFNVPEARYLEYKEELDKDKAEGTGEHHLQIELKLANGQIFPQHGEIGAIEADFNNTTGNIAFRADFPNPTSLLRNGQTGTILIHRTLKDVIVIPQRATYEILARRYAYVVDKDNVVHQRDIEIESEQDDIFVIKDGLKEGEKIILEGIRQVRDGDKIKYEFRDPKEVLAHLKYHAE; this comes from the coding sequence ATGAAGACCCCAGCCATTATGACCATCATGTTGGCGTTGGCTTGTCTTGCGTTCTCTGGCTGTGAAACAGCTGGCGAATCGCAAGAAGCCCATGCCTCACCCCATGCTGATGCTCACGGCGAAGAAGCTCATGGTGAAGAAGCTCACAGCGAATCAGGTCACCCGCAACACAAACTGATTGTCACAAGTCCTGTTAGAAAGGACGTGATCAGCACTCAGCAGTACGTTTGCCAGATTCACTCGTGCCAGCACATCGAGGTTCGCGCCTTGGAAGGTGGGTATTTAGAAGAGATTCGCGTCAAAGAAGGACAAGCGGTAAAGAAAGGGGAACTGATGTTCAAAATCTTCCCCCCTCTTTACAAAGCCCGACTTGATGCCGAGGTCGCAGAAGCCAATCGGATCGAAATCGAGCTGCAAAACGCCGAGAATTTGAACAAGAAAGGAATCGTGTCGCCGCAGGAGCTGGCCATCAAACGCGCCGAACTGAACAAAGCGAAAGCCAAAGTTGCTTTAGCTCAGGCCGAATTGAACTTCACCGATGTGAAGGCACCGTTCGATGGGATTGTTGACCGCCAGCGGAGCCAGCAGGGAAGCTTGATTGAAGAAGGAGATGTGCTAACGACCTTCTCAGACAACAGCCTGATGTGGGTTTACTTCAATGTGCCAGAAGCTCGCTACCTCGAGTACAAAGAAGAACTCGACAAAGACAAAGCGGAAGGTACCGGCGAACATCATTTGCAAATTGAATTGAAGTTGGCCAACGGTCAGATCTTTCCCCAGCATGGCGAGATCGGGGCGATTGAGGCCGACTTTAATAACACGACCGGTAACATTGCTTTCCGAGCCGACTTTCCCAATCCGACCAGCCTGCTACGTAACGGTCAGACCGGTACGATCTTAATCCATCGCACCTTGAAGGATGTGATTGTTATTCCACAGCGTGCCACTTACGAAATCCTTGCCAGACGTTATGCGTATGTGGTGGACAAGGACAACGTGGTTCATCAGCGCGATATCGAGATAGAGAGCGAACAGGACGACATCTTCGTTATCAAAGATGGACTCAAAGAAGGAGAGAAGATCATTCTGGAAGGCATTCGACAGGTTCGCGATGGCGACAAGATCAAATACGAATTCCGGGATCCCAAAGAAGTTCTCGCTCACTTGAAATACCACGCGGAATAA
- a CDS encoding efflux RND transporter permease subunit, with protein MFTKFLHRPALAIVISLLILFMGGLSIASLPISQFPSVAPPSVVVAVSYPGASAKILVNSTLVILERAINGVPNMRYMTSAATSAGEASIMITFEPGTDPNVAVLNVNNRIQMVKNRLPPIVEREGIIVMQNMTSMLMYVNVYSKDPNHDQNFLYNYVSANLLPEIQRIRGVGRAKILGNRAYAMRVELDLDRMRAYNVSSADIMEAIKEQSMIGSPGRLGQATGTTSQTIEYVLTWVGRYNKPEQYANMILRANPNGEILRLKDVAKVTLGSSFYDLYSDIDGYPSASIVLKQIPGSNASDVIAQVKEKLREFKKESFPPGMDYAVSYDVSNFLDASIEKVLHTLFEAFVLVSLVVFLFLGDVRSTLIPTLAVPVSLIGTFFFMSMFGMSINLITLFALVLAIGVVVDDAIVVVEAVHAKMHEKHLSPYAATKEVIGEIAGAIIAITLVMTSVFIPVTFMPGAVGVFYRQFALTMAMSIVLSGVVALTLTPVLCAMILKPHSKHEKQTGLVGFANRSLKAVGGRYAFVLRGLLAMILGAATGFAVYEVLHIKIVHEVISEQFTLTPMRMMIIGGVLSVLFFFSYRAALSGSEPGEKKKRGPIGIFLHVFDRAVEKVTGGYTGIVGLIVTRRVLTLAVIGAFSYGILVVNQVLPSGFIPLEDQGVIYGIIQTPPGSTLEYTNAKSHELQAICEEFDEITSVTSLAGYEILTEGRGSNAGTCLINLKPWAERKLTSKQIIEELEEKGREIANVKLEFFEPPAVPGFGAAGGFSLCLLDKTNSGDYEAFGEITEKFLEDLGKRKELKGIFTFFANNYPQYEIIIDNDVAMQKGVSIEDAMENLSIVVGSTWEQGFIRFGQFYKVYVQSSPEFRRYPEDLENMFVKNDEGEMVPYSAFMKLEKRQGMNEINRYNLYTTAIIQGSPAAGYSSGQAIDAIKEVAAQTLPHGYDIGWQGLSYDEANKGNTAIYIFAIVVLFVYLVLVGQYESFLLPLAVLISLPVGLFGSFLLLKAMGLSNDVYCQIGLVMLVGLLGKNAILIIEFAVQRRHEGLSIKDAAIEGGNLRFRPIVMTSFAFIAGLIPLVRATGPGAIGNRTIGTTAVGGMLMGTLFGVLVIPGLYYLFAKISDGKKLIRDEHDDPLSELVEREGIHPHPE; from the coding sequence ATGTTTACCAAGTTTTTGCATAGGCCAGCGCTGGCCATCGTGATTTCGCTGCTCATCCTGTTTATGGGTGGGTTGTCGATCGCATCGCTACCGATTTCCCAGTTTCCGTCTGTCGCCCCGCCGAGTGTGGTGGTTGCGGTTTCGTATCCTGGGGCTAGTGCCAAGATTCTCGTGAATTCGACGCTCGTGATTCTGGAACGTGCCATCAATGGTGTTCCGAACATGCGTTACATGACCTCCGCCGCGACCAGTGCCGGTGAAGCGTCGATCATGATCACGTTCGAGCCAGGTACCGACCCGAACGTGGCCGTTTTGAACGTGAACAATCGTATCCAGATGGTCAAAAACCGTCTGCCACCGATTGTGGAACGAGAAGGTATCATCGTCATGCAGAACATGACGAGTATGTTGATGTACGTGAACGTTTACAGTAAAGATCCGAATCACGACCAGAACTTTCTTTACAACTATGTGAGCGCGAATCTGCTGCCAGAAATTCAGCGTATTCGTGGTGTTGGTCGGGCGAAGATCTTAGGGAACCGTGCCTATGCGATGCGTGTCGAATTAGATCTCGACCGCATGCGTGCCTACAACGTGTCCTCGGCTGACATCATGGAGGCGATCAAAGAACAAAGTATGATCGGCTCGCCTGGTCGACTTGGTCAGGCAACGGGTACAACCTCGCAAACGATTGAATATGTGTTGACGTGGGTCGGGCGCTATAACAAGCCCGAACAGTATGCCAATATGATTCTGCGAGCGAATCCCAACGGCGAGATTTTGCGGCTCAAGGACGTGGCAAAGGTCACGCTCGGTTCTTCTTTCTACGATTTGTACTCAGACATCGATGGCTATCCTTCCGCCTCTATCGTGTTGAAACAGATTCCAGGGTCGAATGCGTCGGACGTGATCGCGCAGGTGAAAGAGAAGCTGAGGGAGTTCAAGAAAGAGTCCTTTCCACCAGGCATGGATTACGCGGTGAGTTATGACGTCTCGAACTTCCTGGATGCATCGATTGAGAAAGTGTTGCATACACTGTTCGAGGCGTTCGTTCTCGTTTCGTTGGTGGTGTTTCTCTTTCTGGGAGACGTCCGTAGCACGCTCATTCCGACGTTGGCGGTGCCGGTTTCGTTGATTGGTACCTTCTTCTTCATGAGTATGTTCGGGATGTCGATTAACCTGATCACGCTCTTTGCGCTGGTGTTGGCGATCGGGGTTGTGGTGGACGACGCGATCGTGGTGGTGGAGGCGGTGCATGCGAAGATGCATGAGAAACACCTTTCCCCCTATGCCGCTACGAAAGAAGTGATCGGAGAAATCGCCGGGGCGATTATCGCGATTACCTTGGTGATGACCTCGGTGTTCATTCCCGTGACCTTCATGCCGGGGGCGGTGGGCGTGTTCTATCGCCAGTTTGCGTTAACGATGGCCATGTCGATCGTGCTCTCTGGGGTGGTCGCTTTGACGCTCACGCCGGTTTTGTGTGCGATGATTTTGAAGCCCCATTCCAAGCACGAAAAGCAGACGGGCTTGGTTGGCTTTGCCAATCGCTCGCTGAAAGCGGTTGGTGGTCGTTATGCCTTTGTGCTACGTGGTTTGTTAGCGATGATTTTAGGGGCAGCCACGGGATTTGCCGTGTACGAAGTGCTGCATATCAAGATCGTTCACGAAGTGATCTCTGAACAGTTCACCCTGACACCCATGCGGATGATGATCATTGGTGGTGTGTTGTCGGTTCTGTTTTTCTTTTCGTACCGAGCCGCCCTTTCCGGGAGCGAACCGGGGGAGAAAAAGAAACGGGGACCGATTGGTATCTTCCTGCATGTGTTTGACCGAGCGGTCGAAAAAGTGACGGGTGGGTATACCGGCATCGTGGGGCTGATTGTCACCCGCCGAGTTCTTACCTTGGCGGTCATCGGCGCGTTTAGCTACGGAATTCTCGTGGTGAACCAGGTTCTTCCTTCGGGCTTTATTCCCTTGGAAGACCAAGGCGTTATCTACGGGATTATTCAAACGCCGCCCGGTTCGACGTTGGAATACACCAACGCCAAATCGCACGAACTTCAGGCCATTTGTGAAGAGTTTGACGAAATTACTTCGGTGACTTCGTTGGCTGGTTACGAAATTTTGACCGAAGGTCGTGGATCGAATGCCGGTACATGTTTGATCAACTTGAAACCGTGGGCCGAACGAAAGCTGACCTCGAAGCAGATCATCGAGGAGTTAGAAGAAAAAGGACGTGAAATTGCCAACGTCAAACTTGAGTTCTTCGAGCCTCCGGCGGTTCCCGGTTTCGGTGCTGCAGGTGGTTTCTCGCTCTGTTTGCTCGACAAGACCAACAGCGGCGACTACGAGGCGTTCGGCGAGATTACCGAGAAATTCCTAGAAGATCTTGGCAAGCGGAAAGAGCTGAAAGGTATCTTCACGTTCTTTGCCAATAACTACCCACAGTATGAAATCATCATCGACAATGATGTCGCCATGCAGAAAGGGGTTTCTATCGAAGATGCGATGGAAAATCTCTCGATCGTGGTGGGTAGTACCTGGGAGCAAGGTTTCATTCGCTTTGGCCAGTTCTACAAGGTGTACGTTCAATCGTCACCGGAGTTCCGCCGTTATCCGGAGGATCTCGAGAACATGTTCGTCAAGAACGACGAAGGGGAAATGGTTCCTTACTCGGCATTCATGAAGCTCGAAAAACGCCAAGGGATGAACGAAATCAATCGTTACAACCTTTACACGACTGCGATCATTCAGGGGTCTCCGGCTGCCGGTTATAGTAGCGGTCAGGCGATTGACGCGATTAAAGAAGTGGCCGCCCAAACGTTGCCGCACGGCTACGACATTGGCTGGCAAGGTCTTTCGTACGACGAAGCCAACAAAGGGAATACGGCAATCTACATCTTTGCGATCGTGGTGTTGTTCGTGTACTTGGTGTTGGTGGGGCAGTACGAAAGCTTCCTGCTACCGTTGGCGGTACTCATCTCGTTGCCGGTTGGTTTGTTTGGCTCGTTCCTCTTACTGAAAGCGATGGGCTTGTCGAACGACGTGTACTGCCAGATTGGTCTGGTGATGCTCGTTGGTTTGTTAGGTAAGAATGCGATCTTAATTATCGAGTTCGCGGTTCAGCGGCGGCATGAAGGGTTGAGTATCAAGGATGCGGCGATCGAAGGTGGTAACCTGCGGTTCCGACCGATCGTGATGACCTCCTTCGCGTTTATTGCTGGTCTGATTCCGTTGGTGCGTGCTACTGGCCCTGGGGCGATTGGTAACCGAACCATCGGTACGACGGCGGTTGGCGGTATGCTGATGGGGACTCTGTTCGGAGTCTTGGTGATTCCTGGGTTGTATTACCTGTTTGCGAAGATTTCTGACGGCAAGAAATTGATTCGCGATGAGCACGATGACCCCTTGAGTGAGCTTGTCGAGCGGGAAGGAATTCACCCGCATCCAGAATAG
- a CDS encoding TolC family protein → MLMVLSGCSIPQLCCPQPGPAMPNDFNGKSSAENTAQVGIDEFFNDPVLTNLIYEGLASNQELKIRNQEVQIARNEILSRRGAYLPFVSVGARGGFDRTSRYTPLGAAEDQLTYPGGGRFPDPLGNVGLSANLFWQVDIWRQLRNARDSATQRYVEAVEARDYFVTRLVAEVAENYYELASLDKRLVFLDQTIEIQKQSLQVAEAQKEAARGTELGVQRFLAEVRKNESQRLIVQQRIIEVENKINFLAGRYPQRVAREQWDFINLDSRILNVGVPAQLLQNRRDIRAAERELAASGLDVQVARANFYPQLNISAGVGFEAFNPRYLFDPGAFIANTAGDLVAPLINKKAIRAEYQSANARQLQAAYDYQRTVLNAFTEVVNRMAKVENYRQSVLIKQGQVKALEESVSVATNLFQNARAEYVDVLLSQRDLLEARTALIETKQQQLSAIVNAYQALGGGYLLTSGGTTYADIRCLPPEMLPSMLPMGEETPVPLPGNETLPVPPGGDSLMPAPLAPAADPAPVPAQSPVLEPAGMSLLPPTTGEAVLPVSYGQHEPVIRMQHLPESTSQIPTKFENSLRNPQ, encoded by the coding sequence ATGCTGATGGTTCTGTCCGGCTGTTCCATTCCGCAGCTTTGCTGTCCGCAGCCAGGACCAGCGATGCCGAACGACTTCAACGGAAAGTCGAGCGCGGAGAACACAGCGCAAGTGGGGATTGATGAATTCTTCAACGATCCTGTTCTGACGAATCTGATTTACGAGGGTCTAGCCTCGAATCAAGAGTTGAAGATACGGAACCAGGAAGTCCAAATCGCCCGCAACGAGATTTTATCGCGACGCGGTGCTTATCTTCCGTTTGTAAGTGTGGGGGCTCGTGGTGGCTTCGATCGGACTAGCCGCTACACGCCGCTGGGTGCTGCCGAAGACCAACTGACTTACCCAGGCGGTGGCCGGTTCCCCGATCCTTTGGGGAACGTAGGGCTTTCGGCCAACCTCTTCTGGCAGGTCGACATTTGGCGTCAATTGCGAAATGCTCGCGATTCGGCCACACAACGCTATGTGGAAGCGGTTGAGGCACGAGATTACTTTGTGACTCGCTTGGTTGCTGAGGTTGCCGAGAACTACTACGAGTTGGCGAGTCTCGACAAACGCTTAGTCTTCCTCGATCAAACCATCGAGATTCAAAAGCAGAGCTTGCAAGTTGCCGAGGCACAAAAAGAAGCTGCCCGCGGTACCGAACTGGGTGTGCAACGATTCTTGGCTGAAGTCCGCAAAAACGAAAGCCAACGGTTGATTGTTCAGCAACGGATCATTGAAGTTGAAAACAAGATCAACTTCCTTGCTGGTCGTTATCCCCAACGGGTCGCGCGTGAACAGTGGGATTTCATCAATCTCGATTCGCGGATACTCAATGTGGGTGTGCCTGCCCAACTGTTGCAAAATCGCCGCGACATCCGCGCTGCCGAACGCGAACTGGCCGCGTCAGGACTCGATGTGCAGGTTGCACGTGCCAATTTCTATCCACAGCTAAATATCTCGGCTGGCGTTGGTTTCGAGGCGTTTAACCCACGATACTTGTTCGATCCAGGTGCGTTCATCGCCAACACCGCCGGTGACTTGGTTGCTCCGCTGATCAACAAGAAGGCGATTCGTGCCGAATACCAAAGTGCCAATGCACGGCAGTTGCAGGCCGCCTACGATTACCAGCGAACAGTCCTCAACGCGTTTACCGAAGTGGTCAATCGCATGGCGAAAGTCGAGAACTACCGCCAGAGTGTGCTGATCAAACAAGGCCAGGTCAAAGCGTTGGAAGAATCGGTTTCGGTGGCGACCAACTTGTTCCAGAACGCTCGTGCCGAATACGTGGACGTGTTGCTCTCGCAGCGTGACTTGCTTGAAGCTCGTACGGCCTTGATCGAAACCAAGCAGCAACAGCTTTCTGCGATCGTCAATGCTTATCAAGCACTCGGTGGTGGTTACCTGCTGACCAGCGGGGGAACGACCTATGCCGACATTCGCTGCTTGCCGCCAGAAATGCTGCCGTCGATGTTGCCGATGGGTGAGGAAACCCCGGTGCCGCTGCCTGGTAACGAAACTTTGCCGGTCCCGCCGGGTGGCGATTCGTTGATGCCAGCTCCATTGGCTCCGGCTGCAGATCCCGCACCGGTTCCGGCCCAGTCCCCTGTCCTTGAACCGGCAGGGATGAGCCTGTTACCACCAACGACCGGTGAAGCAGTATTGCCGGTTTCGTACGGCCAGCACGAGCCGGTCATTCGGATGCAACATCTGCCAGAATCAACTTCGCAGATTCCCACGAAGTTTGAGAACTCGTTGCGGAACCCTCAATAA